The Maniola hyperantus chromosome 27, iAphHyp1.2, whole genome shotgun sequence genome has a window encoding:
- the Np gene encoding serine protease filzig, producing the protein MGPPISTWPSSPRRDTKVSCEKCFVVHIVDNCSAAVGLHYTFLFIFIQVLLSSVAASPVILGLDYLQGPVPLARNIRHLPCISRSTGQEGLCMFAIDCLKTNGTHLGTCIDRFYFGSCCQIADKTTLPQIVGNNIEDNSIDSANFVHPLTEDKVHSTVSKIPDAVYPNKHDTGINKVTVTNNNKVTSKYGNKPVTEAISTDKTTTVEERTEPNVIETKSEEPTTLSNKVVNENDDPKIQTDTTITKETLTTQPTKLNDATEIPVKLFTFQTVSNDVGTGKPEASKPTTESVITTEQATSEKPIKPTRKPIKPTYKPRPTYRPNNFTRPTHISIKPRPTKPILPFNTTRKPPYRLPPKRPSTKKPLPIPPRLNITILPPSTSNGPLFTRPSVSTITYINTTSSKPEETPPTTVSTTVTTLPPSPTTTVSTTTTTTQMPTTTTEKMIETTESIATETALPISSPSTEIITEKATTTTVMDRTSSTTVKDTLTTTLQDKVTTTTTVKDKITTTTELTETEPTVEPSKEIVTEKDIPQEPITDNVTLQEEVTEKETLRPVTEVEIPKTTKPSSSTDFPPFMTWTNAVEDSKVPAATTPTSKPTTTPTTTPTTTPTTTPTTTPTTTPTTTPTTTPTPEDVWSPITPPEGWILISTIQPKPETTSTTTTTTETPTTTTQSTTTTTTEQPTTIVETSSVETTKITTPVLTEPTTISTTTTQALPVTEAPILEFTVNVTLSPTVPTTTSSIGLTSSPISNVTEPSNKTESSSVSTTGTEDQATQSANVTSEDPTTPASTSTVSTTTESYNMSNYKEVCGRRMWPQARIVGGAKSGFGQWPWQISLRQYRTSTYLHKCGAALLNENWAITAAHCVERVPPSELLVRLGEYDLANEDEPYGFAERRVQIVASHPHFDPATFEYDLALLRFYEPVTFQPNILPVCVPDNDDNYVGRTAYVTGWGRLYDEGPLPSVLQEVEVPVINNTACESMYLAAGYNEHIPNIFICAGWKQGGFDSCEGDSGGPMVVQREKDSRFVLSGIISWGIGCAEPNQPGVYTRISEFRDWINQILQF; encoded by the exons GTCCAGTGCCCCTAGCTAGGAATATAAGACACTTGCCGTGCATATCAAGAAGTACAGGCCAAGAAGGGCTATGTATGTTCGCGATAGACTGCCTCAAAACCAACGGGACACATCTAGGAACGTGTATAGACAGATTTTACTTCGGCTCCTGCTGCCAGATAGCCGATAAAACAACCTTACCACAGATTGTCGGTAATAATATAGAAGATAACTCAATAGACAGTGCCAATTTTGTTCATCCTCTAACAGAAGACAAAGTTCACAGCACCGTCAGTAAAATTCCCGACGCTGTGTACCCAAATAAACATGACACTGGGATAAATAAAGTGAcagtaacaaataataataaagtaactAGTAAATATGGTAACAAACCTGTCACTGAAGCAATATCAACAGATAAGACAACAACAGTTGAAGAACGTACAGAACCAAATGTTATAGAAACTAAATCAGAAGAACCGACCACGCTTAGCAATAAAGTAGTAAATGAAAATGATGATCCTAAAATACAAACAGACACAACCATAACAAAAGAAACTTTAACGACCCAACCAACTAAACTTAATGATGCTACAGAAATACCAGTCAAACTTTTTACTTTTCAAACTGTATCTAACGATGTTGGAACCGGAAAACCAGAAGCTTCAAAACCTACAACAGAATCTGTAATCACCACTGAACAGGCAACCTCAGAAAAACCAATAAAACCTACGAGAAAACCAATCAAGCCTACTTATAAACCAAGACCAACGTACAGACCAAATAATTTCACGAGACCTACGCATATAAGTATCAAACCTAGACCTACGAAACCGATCTTACCGTTCAACACTACCAGAAAACCTCCATACAGACTACCTCCAAAAAGACCGTCTACGAAAAAACCTCTACCTATACCACCAAgattaaatattacaattttaccACCATCCACTAGCAACGGACCACTTTTTACACGACCGTCTGTGTCAACAATCACTTATATTAACACAACATCATCAAAACCAGAGGAAACACCACCAACTACTGTATCTACGACAGTAACAACATTACCACCTAGTCCGACAACAACAGTATCGACTACAACAACAACCACACAAATGccaacaacaacaacagaaAAAATGATAGAAACAACAGAAAGTATTGCTACAGAAACAGCTTTACCAATATCTTCACCTTCAACAGAAATCATAACTGAAAAAGCGACAACAACGACAGTGATGGATAGAACTTCATCAACAACAGTAAAAGATACATTAACAACAACATTACAAGATAAAGTAACAACTACGACAACAGTTAAAGATAAAATAACAACAACAACAGAACTCACAGAAACAGAACCAACTGTAGAACCGTCTAAAGAAATTGTAACAGAGAAAGATATACCACAAGAACCAATTACAGACAACGTTACTTTACAAGAGGAGGTTACGGAAAAAGAGACCTTAAGACCAGTGACTGAAGTTGAAATTCCTAAAACAACAAAACCTTCGTCGTCTACAGATTTTCCGCCTTTTATGACTTGGACGAACGCTGTGGAAGACTCCAAAGTTCCTGCCGCTACTACGCCTACTTCTAAGCCTACTACTACGCCTACTACTACGCCTACTACTACGCCTACTACTACGCCTACTACTACGCCTACTACTACGCCTACTACTACGCCTACTACTACGCCTACACCAGAAG ACGTATGGTCACCAATAACGCCACCAGAAGGATGGATCTTAATATCTACGATACAACCGAAACCGGAAACaacatcaacaacaacaacaacaacagaaACCCCAACAACAACGACACAATCTACAACAACCACGACCACGGAGCAACCGACAACAATCGTTGAAACATCATCAGTTGAAACAACAAAGATTACAACACCAGTATTGACGGAACCAACAACAATTTCAACAACGACAACACAAGCGTTGCCTGTAACAGAAGCTCCCATACTAGAGTTCACGGTTAACGTAACATTGTCACCAACAGTTCCTACTACAACTTCTAGTATTGGACTGACATCTAGTCCGATTTCAAATGTAACTGAGCCTTCTAACAAGACTGAGAGTTCATCCGTGTCTACTACTGGAACCG AAGACCAAGCTACTCAATCTGCCAATGTAACGTCAGAAGATCCTACCACACCTGCTTCTACCTCGACCGTCTCTACCACCACCGAGTCCTACAATATGTCCAATTACAAAGAAG TGTGTGGCCGACGTATGTGGCCCCAAGCCAGAATTGTGGGCGGAGCGAAGTCTGGCTTTGGACAGTGGCCTTGGCAGATCTCCTTGAGGCAGTATCGGACTTCCACCTACCTCCATAAGTGCGGGGCCGCCTTGCTGAATGAAAACTGGGCCATCACTGCTGCACATTGCGTTGAAAG GGTGCCACCATCAGAGCTGTTGGTGCGTCTCGGCGAGTACGACCTGGCGAACGAGGATGAACCTTACGGGTTCGCTGAGAGGAGGGTCCAGATTGTCGCCAGCCATCCGCACTTCGACCCTGCTACCTTTGAATACGACTTGGCATTGCTCAG ATTCTACGAGCCAGTAACATTCCAGCCGAACATTCTACCAGTATGCGTGCCCGATAACGACGACAATTACGTGGGCAGAACCGCCTACGTCACCGGCTGGGGACGACTGTACGACG AGGGTCCCCTGCCAAGCGTACTGCAAGAGGTAGAAGTTCCCGTCATCAACAACACGGCCTGTGAGTCCATGTACCTGGCTGCTGGCTACAACGAGCATATCCCCAACATCTTCATATGCGCCGGCTGGAAGCAGGGCGGCTTCGACAGTTGCGAAG GTGACAGCGGCGGCCCCATGGTGGTCCAGAGGGAGAAGGACAGCCGCTTTGTTCTGAGTGGAATCATCTCTTGGGGCATCGGCTGTGCGGAACCCAACCAGCCCGGCGTCTACACGCGCATCTCGGAGTTTAGAGACTGGATCAACCAGATATTGCAGTTTTAG